In Nycticebus coucang isolate mNycCou1 chromosome 5, mNycCou1.pri, whole genome shotgun sequence, the DNA window AGGCAGAAAGAATCCACAGGAGCAACGTTGCCAAGGTGACACACACTGGCCTGCCCGGTCCTACCACACCTACTTACTATTATGCAAAAACCAATGGCCATTGCGAACCAGAAGTACAGACTACCAGGGAGCTCGTTGTAGGCAACAGTGTAGAAAACCAAGTGTCTCCACGGGAAAAATCTGTGGCATTGGCCCAAGAGAAACCAGTGGAGAATGGTGGGTGTCCTGTGGGAATTGAGACTCCAGTCCAAATGCCCAGCCACCTCCCCTCCAGTGGGAGCTCACCATCTCCCAGCAGCACAGCCTCCTCCTCTCTAACATCCTCTCCTTGTTCTTCACCAGTACTAACTAAGCGTTTACTGGGGTCATCAGCCAGCAGCCCCGGCTACCAGTCATCCTACCAAGTAGGGATCAACCAGCGGTTCCATGCAGCTCGACACAAATTTCAGTCCCAAGCAGATCAGGACCAGCAAGTCAGTGGTCTACAGAGTCCTCCATCCAGGGACCTGTCCCCCACCCTCATAGACAACTCGGCCGCCAAGCAGCTGGCCCGAAACACAGTCACTCAGGTGCTCTCCAGATTCACTAACCAACAAGGACCAATCAAGCCAGTCTCTCCCAACAGCTCGCCCTTTGGCACAGACTATCGAAATTTGGCCAACACTGCCAATCCAAGAGGTGACACCAGCCATTCACCTACTCCAGGGAAGGTATCCAGTCCTCTGAGCCCCCTGTCTCCAGGAATCAAGTCCCCTACCATTCCCAGAGCTGAGAGAGGAAACCCTCCACCTATCCCACCCAAGAAACCTGGTCTCACCCCCTCTCCATCTGCTACCACTCCACTAACCAAAACTCATTCCCAGGCATCCTCTTTGACCACTACAGAAGACCTTGCCAGCAGCTGTTCTTCTAATGCTATCGTAGCCAATGGCAAGGATGTTGAGATACTTTTGCCTACCAGCAGCTAGTCCCTAGGAGGAAGTCTCCACTTTTGACATTCCATCAGATTTCGTCCAAAAGCTCAGAGCCAGACTGTTGAATCagattatgttatttattttgatagTAGCTGAACCCATCTGTATAATACATTTAGTGTATttcactttttgtatttttttaagtaggaACTGAGTAGATTGGATTTTTATGGCTCATATCTTTTTACTGAAGCTAAAAGGGCACCTCAAAGACATCTCAAGCTCAGCAGTCACCGTCATGTTGTGTTGGAGAAAGCTAATTGAGTACCAGGTGGTGATTTGCTGTCTATTTTAGGACTAGAATCACTCAACACTCATTTTGAATTATGCAGAAGTGGTTCATGCAGATTTTTATTCCAGATGAATATGTTTTTTAAGTGCCTGATATATGACTGTCATATGAATGTGATTCTGCAGCAAAAACAGAAACGGATCATTTACTTGCAGAAAATGAGATCCTCTGTGAATTCTGAATGTTGAGAAACCAACACTGCTTTTAATCctcttttactgtttttaaacAAGCTTTGTGTTCTGAAACAAGGCTGAATAAGTAGAATGGGAATCCTTCTAAAGGTGGGTGTGAACTCACCACAAAGCTGAGCTTTTATAGAGCCCTTGAGAGCCCTCCTGAGCACTAAGCAGTTGAGGTGCTGATTTTCTtgtacttttgaaaaattaagtCACTCCCAGTTTCCTGCGTAAAGTCTTGAATAGAATGAAATCACATCTCCAttcaaaaaaaatgtgtttcatgcATCTACTGTCATTTAAGGAACTTCTGATTCTGATTGCTGTTACTTGAATAGGAAATGGTTACTCATTCTGTTTAAAAGTTTTGCAACAGAATGAAATATTTACTCTGTAATCAAAAAGCAATAACTTAAAATTCACTCTCCTTATAATGTTATAAGTTAGAATTACACAAGTTTTACCAAATTGTTACTTTTATTCTCCAAGCTGCCAGCACTTGGTGTCTGTATCCGTGGAACCAAATTAACTTTTGCGTAAATGGAAGTATAGATACATACCCCTTTTACATGTTTAACATACACACACTTAAACACATAAATATTAGTGTGCTAATATCTTTGAAGTTTGCAATATAACATAAAGGACAAGCAGAATTGCACATTAAGATTACCTACCAAAAGCAACTCAATGTGGCTGGGACCCCATCAAAGGGGAGGACTCTTGTTCCCAGAGTGATAGAGAAATTCAGGGTCATCAGCCTCATAAAAGGGCAGGGAAACTAAACCCATCTCACAAAATGAAATTTGAGTGAGCCATAAAAATGAGTGAAACAAGCCACTCACTCAGGTAAAACAGCTGGGAGTAGGGGGAGCTGTGGCAAACTGAAGTTCCCAAGTGCCATTTAAATGAGGTGTCTCACTGAGgaggctcgtgcctataatcccagcactttgggaggattacttgagcccaggagttcaagactagcctgggcaacatagcaagaccctgtctgtacacaaaatttaaaagttagccagatgtggtagtgtgcatctgtagtccctagatacttgggagactgaggcagaaggattacttgactgctggagttcaaggctgcaataaGCCATGATCACACCACTTCAGCCAGcccaggtgatagagtgagaccctacctctaaaaataataaaaagggcaCCTCATCATCTCCACCTGTTTTTTGCTGTGCAAGAATGCTAgaccacactctgggaggccaaggcgagtggattgcttgagctcatgagttggagagcagcctgagcaaaagtgagaccccatctctactaaaaatagaaaaaaaatgaggcaagaggatcacttgagcccaggagttagaggttgttgtgagccatgatgccacagcactctaaccagggcaacagcttgagactctgtctcaaaaataaataaataaataaatactagacCAAGATTACTAGCTCTTCAAATTTTTATGAAATCTAAATTTTCATAAGaaacattcacatttttaaatattaagaactgattttaaaaattattttaaaccctGCAGGTTAAACGAACACTTTTGCAGACGGATTTACCTTACAGGCTCCTAAGTTGTAACATCTTTCATTCTGGAAATCTGACAGTTTATTTGGACAGTCACCTCCAGAATTTGAAATTGTGTAGACTAGTATAGCTGACAGAGTCCATAGACGGTAATGATTATCCTCAGGACCTTCCACAACATAGCTCAGACATGGTAGGTGTATGATTTTATGTCCATAAGGAAGGCCAGGTCTTGGTGTCTGCACACAAATTCTAACCAACATCTCTCCACCAGTCTTTGGCCTCCTGCTATAAGTTAAGTCTCTTTTAGTCCAATATGAGTTGATAGGGAAAGGGGAGGTGATGGAAATCTAAGCATAAATCACAATGGAATATACTGGTGACCCCCACAGCTCGTAGTTTGATCAAGGCAAATATATCAGAAATCAAAATGCTACTACCCAGGATGCCTACCAAAATTatgtaggaaatattttaaaactgtccAAAGCAATCATGCATCGAACTTTATTGCCATACATAGCCAAAATGAACAGTGTTGATAAAATAGCTAATCTTTCTAAATAGGCGAGGGGGCTATCATGCCAGAGTGTTGTTATCTCTCTTGCTTTAAATGGTAATCTTAAAGGTGCATTGTGCTCTTCCTTTGTTTTGGGatagatatatatagagagagatactATAAGGAAGTTTATTTCTTAGGAAATGCACTGAGTAACGTATTTCTTTTACAGTGTAATATGGGGGTGGGAATATACaaaagaaatgtgtatttttgcTAGTTGCCTATCTTCTGAGATAAATAAGCACAATTCTGCAATGAATCCAATAATCCAGTTAGGTATTATAGATTAGGACTTAAGTTTGCTGTAGATTGTATGTGTGTGCTAAGTAAAAAAATCCATGATTCACAATTTTGGTATTAACCCATGTTGCAAAAGCTGTATTATTTATTGGTCAACAGATTGTCATGATGTGCAACAAAATAACACAAGCATTAACTAGTCATTAACATTTGTAAAATCAAATACACCATGCAGAGGTCTCCATAATTTTTATAGCAAACTACATTAAAACAAGTTAAATCATACTGTCGGGGAAAATAATCTTGtttataaaaagtgaaaagcGTTGCACAATTTGGGCATATTTTGTTGGGGAAGGAGTGGGTGTAGTAGAGGGAACACTTGATCATGGCTTTGAAAAACCACATGAAGTCACTGACCCATCAGATTAGACACCATCAAGAACTACTACATTGGTTTTCTTTAGTATGTTTGAACTGGAAAAAGCCTTTACAATAATCCAGTCTGTAATTTTCCAGCCATAGGTAGTTCTGGAGCTTTTGAGAATCTTAGAAAAGGTATAGACTCTATCcccagaaaaaaatggatatgCAGAATTCTGCCGATGGCCTTACAGAATCAGAGACCCTGAAACTATCCATGACTCATGCGTTCCAGCTCAAGAAAGCGTGATCTTGTCCTGCCTTCTCATTTTCCCAATAACTAATGGCATCCCTTGTTTCCTAGACCACTGCCCTTGCAGCCTCACTGTTAGCAAGTGCAAGCTGTAGCCAGACAAAAGCATTTGAAAATCTTTTGATGTACAGAAGATGTTCAAACAGTATAGATGTTTACATATCTTAAGTTTCCAGCATTTAAGCCAATTAATGATCATTTCAGCAAACACTAGCTATATCCATTTTCCCTTAACAGCCTGTCAGCAATGCTGGCTTGCCAGTTTGTGTGCATGCttccaagtgtgtgtgtgtgtgtgtgtgtgtaaattcaTGAAGAATGCTTCTGATGCTTCGTCCTTGAAACAGAACTTCAAGTATCTTTTGACAAGTTGGTTTATTGGAGAGGAGGAGTTGGGTAAGTTCCCACTCAGGGTACATTGCACgggtatatggcatacttcctgggtgacGTACACAAATAACACAGACTTTAAGCAATTTATGTGACCTAATTGcaggtaccctcatattaacctgaaattttaaaaaaatttgaattagCCAACTGTAGTGGcacatggctgtaatcctagctactcaagaggctgggatggaggattgcttcagcccaagagttctaggttacagtgagttataatTGGGCCACTGCACGtaagccaaggcaacagagtgagaccctgtctctaacaaataAATACTTGATTGACCCCCCTCTCCAAAAAAAGTCACCCGTCGGAAGAGGGCACAACTTCAGAGATACAGATCCAGATTACCTCCAGATTCAGTCACTCGCACCCCAAATACAGAGTAAGTTcagttttctgttcattttatgtTACAGCTTCCTGCTCCCATATTCTCTCAGTTTGATATACAATAAACTTCATtaacaaaccaaaaaccaaaataggATGTATTTTCCTAAAAATGAGTCAGAGGTGGGCAATGAACACCATTCTACCagagtaatttttaatttaattactacAAAACCAGTCCAGAGCCTATCCACCCATCTATTTGCATATGAGTAGCCAGTTCTACAGTTGCATACAATGTAGTGGTCAGAGACTGACCtcactgatgttttctttttgttatgttCAGTTGTCCcacataaacaaatatacaaaaagaagatcAGTGGGGCCAGTCCCTCCTCCCCTATGGATATGTAACCAAGGAAGCCTCAAAATACAGCTTCTTAGAGATTGAGTTTAGGGGTGTGGCTGATGCAGGTGCTTTGAGGATCACATTTTGAGAAATAGTGCTTCATAACCCACACCTATTCTTTCACACCAACTTGTCTGCCTCTGACCTAAGGCGATATCTTATGCTCCTGAGACTGGTTTGCCAGAATGTCAGTGATGTTCGGAGTGGAGAGTGTGCTGGAATACCAAGGACCACAAAATGATGTCACCAATCCTCAACAAGGGTACTGTGAGAGAGTACTGTCCCCCATGTATAGATGAAGTAGTTGGGACCAGAAATCTGTACAGGGGTCCTTATTAAGTGACAGCCAAGATTCAAACTCTTACACAGCCAGTGTTTCCCAAATGAGAATTCCTGGGGCTCTTGTTAAACATACAGATTCCCTGCCTAGTGATTCTGACACGGTAGGACAAGGTAGGGCTCTATTAAGTGCAAGTGCCTTGGGTGATTCTTAAGATAGAATGTTTAGAAAAGGTCGCCTACTGCTGTACCACCACTCCAGGGGTAGATTATGAGACCGCCAGAAGAGCTTTATCAGGTCagataaatgaaacaaacaaaacatcctTATTAATTCCCCTAAACAACACAGTTCTTAAGTATCGAAGACAAACTGGGAACTAAGGTAGCTATTAAGGAAGATAGACGTCTAAGCCTGTTCCCAGCCTTCGGAGTACTCACAATCTAGTTGGTGAGGCAAAACATTAACTAGTAAGTTACATAATGATTCCAGAAACAAGTTTGATAGTATAATGCAAGTGAGTTTAAGAAACCATAGGAAGGTGGTCCCTGGCAAAGCTCTGTAGTAGCTTAGAGTTGACAGAGGTCTTTGTGGGCaggaaaaaattaactaaaaaagcATTATTTGCCTGGAGTTTTGCAGTATCTCCCTGTGTCTGCTTTATGTTTGAGTTGGCTTGTCTTGAATTCTAGGATGAGGTCAGTGACAGAGGTACAAGAAGTCCCCAAGAGTTGAGTCCTGTTTCAGGGAGACCAACACCCATGCATAGTTTCTTAAAGGGTTGTGGCTGTTCTAAGTGGCTACAGCACTCTGCAAAACATTCTCCAATAACTTCTAGGGAAGGCCTAGGAACATGCAAAAGGCCTGTTGCCAAAATACTACATTGCCCATAAATGTCCTCTTCTACCCATTGCCCTTCTTCATCCCCTTGAAATCTATGAGCGAATGAGAGAAATGCCAGTTAAGCtttgaaaagaatgaaatgagcCTCTGGGACGCTTGCTAGGCCATTGATTTTAGACTGGAGGAGCACCAGGGAGTATTAAGTGGCTCTGTACACCCCTGTGAAATGGTTGGCTCTCAAAGATTACTGGGAAGTGTCAAAACCAGACTGGCTTTATCCTTGGAGAGTTATCTATTTAATCTGACAAGAATCCTACTCAGTATAACTCAAAATGTTATAGATACTAGGATATGCCATGTAGGCCACCCTTCAGGAATGAACGATTTCCTAGGTGCAGAGAATGCTGGCAATAAATGGCTCTCAGATATAATCCCTTATAGGAATTGCcttaactgaaagaaaataaacttgaCCAAGGTCATATCTTTTTCCATGGGCAACTTATATCCAAAGACTGATTGGTGTGGAGTTTATACTAAACCCTTTGTCCCAATTTGGGATGATGCTGAAGGGTCATCGCAGCTTCAAAACCCACTGTAGGGTTGGCTGAAATCTTTATTGAGACTAAATAACAGCTCAATTTCATGGGCCCAATCCTGCTCCCTTTTCCCTAGGTATGGATCCCAAGGGCACTCCCCAAATAAGCCTCCTGCACCCTAGCCTCCATCTCAAAGTCTACTCTGTTCCTTTTGGTCATGATCAAGTCCTCCAAATAAAGAATAC includes these proteins:
- the CTTNBP2NL gene encoding CTTNBP2 N-terminal-like protein, whose protein sequence is MNLEKLSKPELLTLFSILEGELEARDLVIEALKAQHRDTFIEERYGKYNISDPLMALQRDFETLKEKSDGEKQPVCTNPLSILKVVMKQCKNMQERMLSQLAAAESRHRKVILDLEEERQRHAQDTAEGDDVTYMLEKERERLTQQLEFEKSQVKKFEKEQKKLSSQLEEERSRHKQLSSMLVLECKKATSKAAEEGQKAGELSLKLEKEKSRVSKLEEELAAERKRSLQTEAQVEKQLSEFDIEREQLRAKLNREENRTKTLKEEMESLKKIVKDLEASHQHSGPNEQLKKTATMSKATATEPLMLMSVLCQTESFQAERIHRSNVAKVTHTGLPGPTTPTYYYAKTNGHCEPEVQTTRELVVGNSVENQVSPREKSVALAQEKPVENGGCPVGIETPVQMPSHLPSSGSSPSPSSTASSSLTSSPCSSPVLTKRLLGSSASSPGYQSSYQVGINQRFHAARHKFQSQADQDQQVSGLQSPPSRDLSPTLIDNSAAKQLARNTVTQVLSRFTNQQGPIKPVSPNSSPFGTDYRNLANTANPRGDTSHSPTPGKVSSPLSPLSPGIKSPTIPRAERGNPPPIPPKKPGLTPSPSATTPLTKTHSQASSLTTTEDLASSCSSNAIVANGKDVEILLPTSS